A single window of Streptomyces xanthii DNA harbors:
- a CDS encoding VIT1/CCC1 transporter family protein, with translation MAIIETEATLHDAHRDNHTHRDVNGGWLRPAVFGAMDGLVSNFALMAGVAGGAVSQQTVIITGLSGLAAGAFSMAAGEYTSVASQRELVEAELDVERRELRKHPADEERELAELYVSRGVEPELAREVARQLSQDPEQALEIHAREELGIDPSDLPSPMVAAVSSFASFALGALIPVLPYLLGASALWPAVILALLGLFACGAVVAKVTARSWWFSGLRQLALGGAAAGVTYLLGSVFGTFAG, from the coding sequence ATGGCCATCATCGAGACCGAGGCGACACTCCACGACGCGCACCGGGACAACCACACCCACCGCGATGTCAACGGCGGCTGGCTGCGCCCGGCGGTCTTCGGCGCCATGGACGGCCTCGTGTCCAACTTCGCGCTGATGGCCGGTGTCGCGGGCGGCGCCGTCTCGCAGCAGACGGTGATCATCACGGGCCTCTCCGGCCTGGCCGCCGGCGCCTTCTCCATGGCCGCCGGCGAGTACACCTCGGTCGCCTCCCAGCGCGAGCTGGTCGAGGCCGAACTGGACGTGGAGCGCCGGGAGTTGCGCAAGCACCCGGCCGACGAGGAGCGCGAGCTCGCCGAGCTGTACGTGTCCCGCGGCGTCGAGCCGGAGCTCGCCCGCGAGGTCGCCCGGCAGCTGTCCCAGGACCCCGAGCAGGCCCTGGAGATCCATGCCCGCGAGGAGCTCGGCATCGACCCCTCCGACCTGCCCTCGCCGATGGTCGCCGCGGTGTCCTCGTTCGCCTCGTTCGCGCTCGGCGCCCTGATCCCCGTCCTGCCCTACCTGCTGGGCGCGAGCGCCCTGTGGCCGGCCGTGATCCTCGCGCTGCTCGGTCTGTTCGCCTGCGGCGCGGTCGTGGCCAAGGTGACGGCCCGCTCCTGGTGGTTCAGCGGGCTGCGCCAGCTGGCCCTGGGCGGGGCCGCGGCGGGTGTGACGTATCTCCTGGGAAGCGTCTTCGGCACTTTTGCCGGTTGA
- the gltB gene encoding glutamate synthase large subunit has protein sequence MRTPRQPSQHSTSGQNWSHMDARPAAQGMYDPRNEHDACGVGFVATLTGEASHTLVEQALTVLRNLEHRGATGSEPDSGDGAGILSQVPDAFLREVTEFDLPEAGAYAVGIAFLPEHGTAESVSRIETIAAEEGLNVLGWREVPVAPELLGASARSTMPVFRQIFVADGSSTGIALDRKAFVLRKRAEREEGVYFPSLSARTIVYKGMLTTGQLEPFFPDLSDRRFASAVALVHSRFSTNTFPSWPLAHPYRFVAHNGEINTVKGNRNWMRARESQLASELFGSEKLERIFPICTPDASDSASFDEVLELLHLGGRSLPHSVLMMIPEAWENHDSMDADRRAFYQYHSTMMEPWDGPACVTFTDGVQVGAVLDRNGLRPGRYWVTDDGLVVLGSEVGVLDIDPAKVVRKGRLQPGKMFLVDTAEHRIVEDDEIKAGLAAGQPYAEWLEAGEIELSDLPEREHIVHTHASVTRRQQTFGYTEEELRVILAPMAKAGAEPIGSMGTDTPIAALSQRPRLLFDYFTQLFAQVTNPPLDAIREELVTSLRSSLGPQGNLLDPTAASCRSVTLPFPVIDNDELAKLIHINADGDMPGMKAATLSGLYRVSGGGDALAARIDEICTEVDAAIEAGAHLLVLSDRHSDAEHAPIPSLLLTAAVHHHLIRTKQRTQVGLLVEAGDVREVHHVALLIGFGAAAVNPYLAMESVEDLVRAGTFLAGDEDGGAETAIRNLIYALGKGVLKVMSKMGISTVASYRGAQVFEAVGLDEAFVEKYFNGTATKIGGADLDVIADEVAARHAKAYPASGIAPAHRALEIGGEYQWRREGEPHLFDPETVFRLQHATRSRRYDIFKKYTDRVNEQSERLMTLRGLFNFKSGREAISVDEVEPVSEIVKRFSTGAMSYGSISREAHETLAIAMNQLGAKSNTGEGGEDPERLYDPARRSSIKQVASGRFGVTSEYLVNADDIQIKMAQGAKPGEGGQLPGHKVYPWVAKTRHSTPGVGLISPPPHHDIYSIEDLAQLIHDLKNANPVARIHVKLVSEVGVGTVAAGVSKAHADVVLISGHDGGTGASPLTSLKHAGGPWELGLAETQQTLLLNGLRDRIVVQTDGQLKTGRDVVIAALLGAEEFGFATAPLVVSGCVMMRVCHLDTCPVGIATQNPTLRDRFSGKAEYVVNFFEFIAQEVRELLAELGFRSIEEAVGHAELLDTERAVDHWKAQGLDLEPLFHVPDLPAGAVRHQVVTQDHGLEKALDNELIKLAADALAADDQADARPVRAQVAIRNINRTVGTMLGHEVTKKFGGAGLPDDTIDITFTGSAGQSFGAFVPRGVTLRLEGDANDYVGKGLSGGRIIVRPDRGADHLAEYSTIAGNTIAYGATGGELYLRGRTGERFCVRNSGATVVSEGVGDHGCEYMTGGHAVVLGETGRNFAAGMSGGVAYVIDLNTDQVNAGNRSAVEALDATDKQWLHDVVRRHAEETGSTVAEKLLVDWDASAARFSKIIPSTYKAVLAAKDAAERAGLSETEITEKMMEAATNG, from the coding sequence ATGCGTACGCCGCGCCAGCCGTCCCAGCACTCCACCAGCGGCCAGAACTGGTCGCACATGGATGCTCGCCCTGCCGCCCAGGGCATGTACGACCCGCGCAACGAGCACGACGCCTGTGGCGTCGGCTTCGTGGCCACCCTCACCGGAGAGGCGAGCCACACGCTGGTCGAGCAGGCGCTCACCGTTCTGCGCAATCTGGAACACCGCGGTGCCACCGGCTCCGAGCCCGACTCGGGCGACGGCGCCGGCATCCTGTCCCAGGTTCCGGACGCCTTCCTGCGTGAGGTCACCGAGTTCGACCTCCCCGAGGCCGGTGCGTACGCCGTCGGTATCGCCTTCCTGCCCGAGCACGGCACCGCCGAGTCCGTCTCGCGCATCGAGACGATCGCGGCCGAAGAGGGCCTGAACGTCCTCGGCTGGCGCGAGGTCCCGGTCGCCCCCGAGCTGCTCGGCGCCAGCGCCCGCTCGACGATGCCGGTCTTCCGCCAGATCTTCGTCGCCGACGGCAGCTCCACGGGCATCGCCCTGGACCGCAAGGCGTTCGTGCTGCGCAAGCGCGCCGAGCGCGAGGAGGGCGTCTACTTCCCCTCCCTGTCCGCGCGGACGATCGTCTACAAGGGCATGCTGACCACCGGCCAGCTGGAGCCCTTCTTCCCCGACCTGTCCGACCGCCGCTTCGCCTCGGCCGTCGCGCTCGTCCACTCGCGCTTCTCCACGAACACGTTCCCGTCGTGGCCGCTCGCGCACCCCTACCGCTTCGTCGCCCACAACGGTGAGATCAACACCGTCAAGGGCAACCGCAACTGGATGCGCGCCCGCGAGTCCCAGCTCGCCTCCGAACTGTTCGGCTCGGAGAAGCTGGAGCGGATCTTCCCGATCTGTACGCCGGACGCCTCCGACTCCGCCTCCTTCGACGAGGTCCTGGAGCTCCTGCACCTCGGCGGCCGTTCGCTGCCGCACAGCGTCCTGATGATGATCCCGGAGGCGTGGGAGAACCACGACTCCATGGACGCGGACCGGCGCGCCTTCTACCAGTACCACTCCACGATGATGGAGCCCTGGGACGGCCCGGCCTGTGTCACCTTCACCGACGGCGTCCAGGTCGGCGCCGTTCTCGACCGCAACGGTCTGCGCCCCGGCCGCTACTGGGTCACCGACGACGGCCTCGTCGTCCTCGGCTCCGAGGTCGGCGTCCTCGACATCGACCCCGCCAAGGTCGTCCGCAAGGGCCGCCTGCAGCCCGGCAAGATGTTCCTCGTCGACACCGCCGAGCACCGCATCGTCGAGGACGACGAGATCAAGGCGGGCCTCGCCGCCGGGCAGCCCTACGCCGAGTGGCTCGAGGCCGGCGAGATCGAGCTCTCCGACCTGCCCGAGCGCGAGCACATCGTGCACACGCACGCCTCCGTCACGCGCCGCCAGCAGACCTTCGGCTACACCGAGGAAGAGCTCCGCGTCATCCTCGCGCCCATGGCCAAGGCCGGCGCCGAGCCGATCGGCTCGATGGGCACGGACACCCCGATCGCGGCCCTCTCGCAGCGCCCGCGCCTGCTCTTCGACTACTTCACCCAGCTGTTCGCGCAGGTCACCAACCCGCCGCTGGACGCCATCCGCGAGGAGCTCGTCACCTCGCTGCGCTCCTCGCTGGGCCCGCAGGGCAATCTGCTCGACCCGACCGCCGCGTCGTGCCGCAGCGTCACCCTGCCCTTCCCGGTGATCGACAACGACGAGCTCGCCAAGCTCATCCACATCAACGCCGACGGCGACATGCCCGGCATGAAGGCCGCGACCCTGTCCGGCCTGTACCGGGTCTCCGGCGGCGGCGACGCCCTCGCCGCCCGCATCGACGAGATCTGCACCGAGGTCGACGCCGCCATCGAGGCGGGCGCCCACCTCCTCGTGCTCTCCGACCGGCACTCCGACGCCGAGCACGCGCCGATCCCGTCGCTGCTGCTCACCGCGGCCGTCCACCACCACCTCATCCGCACCAAGCAGCGCACCCAGGTGGGTCTGCTCGTCGAGGCCGGTGACGTCCGCGAGGTCCACCACGTCGCCCTGCTGATCGGCTTCGGCGCCGCGGCCGTCAACCCGTACCTGGCCATGGAGTCCGTCGAGGACCTGGTCCGCGCCGGCACCTTCCTCGCCGGTGACGAGGACGGCGGCGCCGAGACCGCGATCCGCAACCTGATCTACGCCCTCGGCAAGGGCGTCCTCAAGGTCATGTCCAAGATGGGCATCTCGACCGTCGCCTCCTACCGCGGCGCCCAGGTCTTCGAGGCCGTCGGCCTCGACGAGGCCTTCGTCGAGAAGTACTTCAACGGCACCGCCACCAAGATCGGCGGCGCGGACCTCGACGTCATCGCCGACGAGGTCGCCGCCCGCCACGCCAAGGCCTACCCGGCCTCCGGCATCGCCCCGGCGCACCGCGCGCTGGAGATCGGCGGCGAGTACCAGTGGCGCCGCGAGGGCGAGCCGCACCTGTTCGACCCGGAGACGGTCTTCCGCCTCCAGCACGCGACCCGCTCGCGCCGCTACGACATCTTCAAGAAGTACACGGACCGCGTGAACGAGCAGTCCGAGCGCCTCATGACGCTGCGCGGCCTGTTCAACTTCAAGAGCGGCCGCGAAGCGATCTCCGTCGACGAGGTCGAGCCCGTCTCCGAGATCGTCAAGCGCTTCTCCACCGGCGCCATGTCGTACGGCTCCATCTCGCGCGAGGCCCACGAGACCCTCGCCATCGCCATGAACCAGCTGGGCGCCAAGTCCAACACCGGTGAGGGCGGCGAGGACCCGGAGCGCCTGTACGACCCGGCGCGCCGCTCCTCCATCAAGCAGGTCGCCTCCGGCCGCTTCGGTGTCACGAGCGAGTACCTGGTCAACGCCGACGACATCCAGATCAAGATGGCGCAGGGCGCCAAGCCCGGCGAGGGCGGCCAGCTGCCCGGCCACAAGGTCTACCCGTGGGTCGCCAAGACGCGTCACTCGACGCCGGGCGTGGGCCTCATCTCCCCGCCGCCGCACCACGACATCTACTCCATCGAGGACCTGGCTCAGCTGATCCACGACCTCAAGAACGCCAACCCGGTCGCGCGCATCCACGTGAAGCTCGTGTCCGAGGTCGGCGTCGGCACGGTCGCCGCGGGTGTCTCCAAGGCGCACGCGGACGTGGTCCTGATCTCCGGCCACGACGGCGGAACGGGCGCCTCCCCGCTCACCTCGCTCAAGCACGCGGGCGGCCCCTGGGAGCTCGGCCTCGCCGAGACCCAGCAGACGCTGCTGCTCAACGGCCTGCGCGACCGCATCGTCGTGCAGACCGACGGCCAGCTGAAGACCGGCCGCGACGTCGTCATCGCCGCGCTGCTCGGCGCCGAGGAGTTCGGTTTCGCGACCGCGCCGCTCGTCGTCTCCGGCTGCGTCATGATGCGCGTCTGCCACCTGGACACCTGCCCGGTCGGCATCGCCACCCAGAACCCGACGCTGCGCGACCGCTTCTCCGGCAAGGCCGAGTACGTCGTCAACTTCTTCGAGTTCATCGCCCAGGAAGTGCGCGAGCTCCTCGCCGAGCTCGGCTTCCGCTCCATCGAGGAGGCCGTCGGCCACGCCGAACTCCTCGACACCGAGCGGGCCGTGGACCACTGGAAGGCGCAGGGCCTGGACCTGGAGCCGCTGTTCCACGTGCCGGACCTGCCCGCCGGCGCCGTCCGCCACCAGGTCGTCACCCAGGACCACGGCCTGGAGAAGGCGCTCGACAACGAGCTCATCAAGCTCGCCGCCGACGCCCTCGCGGCCGACGACCAGGCCGACGCCCGCCCGGTGCGCGCCCAGGTCGCCATCCGCAACATCAACCGCACGGTCGGCACCATGCTCGGCCACGAGGTGACGAAGAAGTTCGGTGGCGCGGGCCTGCCCGACGACACCATCGACATCACCTTCACCGGCTCGGCCGGCCAGTCCTTCGGCGCCTTCGTGCCGCGCGGTGTCACGCTCCGCCTGGAGGGCGACGCCAACGACTACGTCGGCAAGGGCCTGTCCGGCGGCCGCATCATCGTCCGCCCGGACCGCGGCGCCGACCACCTCGCCGAGTACTCGACGATCGCCGGCAACACCATCGCGTACGGCGCGACGGGCGGCGAGCTGTACCTGCGCGGCCGCACCGGCGAGCGCTTCTGCGTCCGCAACTCCGGTGCCACGGTCGTCTCGGAGGGCGTGGGCGACCACGGCTGCGAGTACATGACCGGCGGTCACGCGGTCGTCCTCGGCGAGACGGGCCGCAACTTCGCGGCCGGCATGTCCGGCGGTGTCGCCTACGTCATCGACCTGAACACCGACCAGGTCAACGCGGGCAACCGGAGCGCGGTCGAGGCCCTCGACGCCACCGACAAGCAGTGGCTGCACGACGTCGTGCGCCGCCACGCCGAGGAGACCGGCTCCACCGTCGCCGAGAAGCTCCTCGTCGACTGGGACGCGTCGGCCGCCCGCTTCAGCAAGATCATCCCCAGCACGTACAAGGCAGTGCTCGCCGCCAAGGACGCCGCCGAGCGAGCCGGTCTCTCCGAGACCGAGATCACCGAGAAGATGATGGAGGCGGCGACCAATGGCTGA